GATGCGCATCCCCATACACCTTCTTGAGTTCAGCAAGACTGTTGTGGGTGTATACTTGCGTGGATGCCAGGCTGGAATGTCCGAGTAGTTCTTTAACCGAATTCAAGTCCGCTCCGTTGTTTAGAAGATGGGTTGCGAAGGTGTGCCGCAGGATGTGCGGACTCTTCTTCACCTTACCGGAGACATCACTAAAGTAATACTTTATGAGTCGATAAACAAGCGATTCTGACACTTTAATTCCCTTTTTCGTAACGAAAAGATAACCTTGGTCCGCGACTGATTCGAGCGCGGCTTTTGCCACAAGATAATGTCTTATGGATGAGACAACTGACGGCAACAACGGAATAAGACGTTCTTTGTTCCGTTTCCCCAACACTTTCAGCATCCGTCCGTCGAGGTCGACGTTGGCCGTACGGATGTGGATGAGTTCAGCCCGCCGGATGCCGGTAGTATACAGCAACTCAACGATTAGCTTATCCCGCACACCGTCAAATCCTTCTGGATATCGGATGTCCTTCAAGACCTCTTCCATCTCCTTTTCAGAGAATGGCAATTGCACCTGCTTGGGTGTTTTGAGTGATTTGTGCTGTTGCAACGGACTCACCTCTATCTGGCGGCTCCGCAACAAGAACTTGTAGAAGGCTTTTAACGAAGCAACCTTCCTATTTACGGAATAAGGCGATAACCCTTCCTCGACCAAACGCACGATCCAGGTGCGCACCTGTGGATACACGACATCCTGTAGCGTTTCCTGCCCATACTCTGCCCGCAGGAAAACCGAAAAAACATCGAGGTCGCTGGTGTAGGCCAAGACGGTATGTGGCGAATAATGACGTTCCGCCTGAAGATAATCCCGAAAAGCTGCCTTATAATCGTGCATAAAAATACCGCCAGTCTCAAAGATAGCAATCTTTGTCGACTGGCGGTTTATGATAAAAAGAAAACGCTCTTAGTTTTCAGCAGCGTCACGAAGACCCTGGATATAAGAAGCTTTCTGGATTTGCATCCTACGGGTTACCGATGGCTTTACGAACGCTTGACGCGCACGGAGCTGACGGATAGTTCCGGTCTTATCGAATTTACGCTTATAACGCTTCAGCGCGCGATCAATATTTTCTCCGTCTTTAATTGGAATAATCAACATAGCGAGACACCTCCTTTCATTTAGGCGGCAAAGATAGTGTTTTTAATTAATTACCAACAATTAAGGAGTAACAATTGCAAAAGAGGTAAAAGTACGCTATCAAGAGCCTTTCCCACAACGCGCCGTTATCCCTAGACCTACCCTATCATTATTCTCACTTACTCATCTTAATTGCTCATTGTTCCTTGTTACTTGTTCATTTCAAAAACCTTTTCCTATTTTCGGCAAAAATTTCTCTCAATGGAAGAAACCCATTCACAATACCCACCCGCAAATCCCTATGGAGGCGGGTATCGCCCTTTTCCAGCCGCGCTCCCGAACGCCAACGCCGTGTTGGTACTCGGTATTTTATCCATCGCGCTTTGCTTCTGTTACGGCATCGTGGGTCTTATTTTGGGCATCATAGCACTCGTGCTTTCCTCGCGTTGCAAAGCGATGTATGAGGCACAGCCTAGTGCTTATACACCATCCTCCTATAACAACATGAATGCAGGCCGGATTTGCGCCATCATCGGAATCTGCCTTTCCGCTGTGTACTTCCTGTTTGTCTTGTACGTGATAATTGTAGGAGCCGCCATGTCGACTGTGCCGTGGTACATGATGGAGCAATAGGATGATCGAGTGGCTGGAGGCCCATATGCTCGCCTGCTCGATGAAGGCTACCTTCGGCATCGAATGTCCGGGCTGTGGTATGCAACGTGCACTGATAGCACTACTCCGCGGTGACGTTATGGATTCTTTGCACTATAACGCCGCCTTGGTGCCCTTCTTATTGACTATTTCCGCACTAATGGGACAGCTATGGGCCAAACACCCAAAAGGAGGATATGTGGTGATGTGGCTGTTCATCCTGACTTCGACCATAACAACCGTGCAATTCCTATATAAGGTCTCCACCTGGTAGACAGGAACGATTACAAAAGAAAAAAGGCTGTCTCCGATAAGAAGACAGCCTTTTATGCTTTATGTATCGCTACTTACCTTAGCAAATTACGTGAAATCACCACCTTCTGGATTTCGGTAGTGCCCTCTCCAATCGTGCAGAGTTTCGAGTCACGGTAAAACTTCTCAACGGGAAAATCTTTCGTGTAACCATATCCGCCATGGATTTGCACCGCTTCGTTCGAGATGCGCACGCAGGCTTCCGATGCATACATTTTGGCCATGGCGCCTGCAGTGGTAACCGGTTGGTGGGCCTCTTTCAGGTGGGCCGCTTTGCGCAACAGCAATTCCGACGCTTCGATCTCGGTGGCCATATCGGCCAACTTAAAGGAAATCCCCTGGAACTCGCTGATTGGCTTTCCGAACTGCACCCGCTCTTTCGAATATTTCAATGACGCTTCATAGGCCCCTTTCGCAATGCCAAGCGAAAGCGCCCCAATCGAAATACGGCCGCCGTCAAGGATTTTCATTGCTTGGATAAAACCCTGTCCGACCTCACCCAAACGGTTCTCATCCGGTACGCGGCAGCTATCAAAAATCAATTCCGCTGTTTCAGACGCCCGCATACCGAGTTTGTTCTCTTTCTTACCGGATGAAAATCCAAGCATACCTTTCTCAAGTACGAAGGCGGTCATCCCCTTCGAATCACCTTTCTCACCCGTCCGGGCAATCACCACGGCCACCTCTCCGGAGATTGCGTGGGTAATGAAGTTCTTCGCGCCGTTCAGTATCCAGTCGTTGCCGTCTCGTTTCGCAGTCGTGTTCATCCCACCTGCATCCGATCCGGTATTGTGTTCGGTCAATCCCCAGGCGCCAATGTGTTCACCGGTCGCCAGTTTCGGAATCCAACGGCGTTTCTGCTCATCGTTACCAAACGTCAGGATGTGATTGGTGCAAAGCGAATTGTGGGCTGCAACCGACAATCCAATAGACGGATCGACCTTTGAAATTTCTTCGATGATCGTAATATACTCGTGATAGCCCAGACCCGAACCACCAAGTTCTTCCGGCACTAAAATACCCATGTAGCCCATCTGGCCCAGTCTTCGGAAAAGGTCAACCGGAAACAGCTGCGCCTCATCCCATTCCATAACGTGTGGACGGATATGTGTTTCGGCAAAATCGCGCACGGATTCCGCAATCATGGTATTGGATTCCAGGTAGTCAAAAGTCATAATCGAAGGTTTATTTTTCAGAATTCCAAATATAGACTTATTATTTTTAATTTTTCAAGTGGAAAGCCCTCAACATTTGCTAAATCCTCAGCATTCTTTATTCCCGAGTGCATGCTACGGTATACCATTACCTCTTTTGTCAGGTTGTAATTAAAATAGGGAGCCTGCATGATTTCGCGAAAGGTGGCTTCATTGATACGCACCTTTTTCACCGCAGGCGCCGGGCCCACTACAAAGGCTTTCTTTACTTCAGCAAGTGCCTCGGGCCGCAACCCCCAAACAAGTTCCAACTGGTCGATCGAGACGAACGCCCCAAATTTTTCCCGAAGCTTCAGGATGCGTTCCGACAAGGCTGGTCCGATGCCGTACACCTTGATCAGGTCTTCCTGTGTGGCCGTATTGATATCGAGTGGCTTTTGCTGACGCTTTTCAATCCTCACGGTATCTTTGGTAAAAGAGCCCCGCGCGTTTCGGTGCGTTACCCATTCGGGAAATCGAAAAAAGGGTGACAACCGCTCCAGCAACGAATCCGAGATACCGGTTACTTTCTGAAATTCACGGGCGGAGTTAACGTAGCGTCCGGTTTTACGGAAAGCCAACAGGCGGTCAATCTCGGCTGCTGACATGCCAAGCCGGTATCCTTTATAGTCGCTGATAAAATTCGGGTTGAATGGATACTGCTTGGGCTGTTCAGACTTCCGGATGGTCTTGAGGGAATCGATCATTCGTTGTGTGGCCATCCATTCCGTTTCGTCCTTCGATGGGACACCGGATGCACCGATATCACTGCCGTACAAAACGATCTGGAAAACTACCATAAGAAGCGCGAGCACCGTCAATCCCCTTCGCTGGCGGCGCGAAAAGGTCAGGCTAGCTCCCATAATGCAAACTTAAAGGTCGAACACCGACGATCGCTTGGCGCGGATAAGGTCTTTCAACTTGAGCCAAAACGCGAGTGTGAGGTACACCCCGAACCAAAGTCCGGCCGTCACAAAGGAAATGTAAATGAAAAACAGGCGGACACTGCTGGCGCGCATCCCCAGTCGATCGGCTAACCGCGAAGCTGCGTTGAAGCCGTGTTTTTCGAAGAAATATTTGAGTCGGGTGACTACTGACAT
This genomic interval from Flavobacterium sp. HJ-32-4 contains the following:
- a CDS encoding helix-hairpin-helix domain-containing protein, giving the protein MGASLTFSRRQRRGLTVLALLMVVFQIVLYGSDIGASGVPSKDETEWMATQRMIDSLKTIRKSEQPKQYPFNPNFISDYKGYRLGMSAAEIDRLLAFRKTGRYVNSAREFQKVTGISDSLLERLSPFFRFPEWVTHRNARGSFTKDTVRIEKRQQKPLDINTATQEDLIKVYGIGPALSERILKLREKFGAFVSIDQLELVWGLRPEALAEVKKAFVVGPAPAVKKVRINEATFREIMQAPYFNYNLTKEVMVYRSMHSGIKNAEDLANVEGFPLEKLKIISLYLEF
- a CDS encoding DUF2752 domain-containing protein, whose product is MIEWLEAHMLACSMKATFGIECPGCGMQRALIALLRGDVMDSLHYNAALVPFLLTISALMGQLWAKHPKGGYVVMWLFILTSTITTVQFLYKVSTW
- the rpsU gene encoding 30S ribosomal protein S21: MLIIPIKDGENIDRALKRYKRKFDKTGTIRQLRARQAFVKPSVTRRMQIQKASYIQGLRDAAEN
- a CDS encoding acyl-CoA dehydrogenase family protein, which codes for MTFDYLESNTMIAESVRDFAETHIRPHVMEWDEAQLFPVDLFRRLGQMGYMGILVPEELGGSGLGYHEYITIIEEISKVDPSIGLSVAAHNSLCTNHILTFGNDEQKRRWIPKLATGEHIGAWGLTEHNTGSDAGGMNTTAKRDGNDWILNGAKNFITHAISGEVAVVIARTGEKGDSKGMTAFVLEKGMLGFSSGKKENKLGMRASETAELIFDSCRVPDENRLGEVGQGFIQAMKILDGGRISIGALSLGIAKGAYEASLKYSKERVQFGKPISEFQGISFKLADMATEIEASELLLRKAAHLKEAHQPVTTAGAMAKMYASEACVRISNEAVQIHGGYGYTKDFPVEKFYRDSKLCTIGEGTTEIQKVVISRNLLR
- a CDS encoding CCC motif membrane protein, whose protein sequence is MEETHSQYPPANPYGGGYRPFPAALPNANAVLVLGILSIALCFCYGIVGLILGIIALVLSSRCKAMYEAQPSAYTPSSYNNMNAGRICAIIGICLSAVYFLFVLYVIIVGAAMSTVPWYMMEQ
- a CDS encoding tyrosine-type recombinase/integrase, with amino-acid sequence MHDYKAAFRDYLQAERHYSPHTVLAYTSDLDVFSVFLRAEYGQETLQDVVYPQVRTWIVRLVEEGLSPYSVNRKVASLKAFYKFLLRSRQIEVSPLQQHKSLKTPKQVQLPFSEKEMEEVLKDIRYPEGFDGVRDKLIVELLYTTGIRRAELIHIRTANVDLDGRMLKVLGKRNKERLIPLLPSVVSSIRHYLVAKAALESVADQGYLFVTKKGIKVSESLVYRLIKYYFSDVSGKVKKSPHILRHTFATHLLNNGADLNSVKELLGHSSLASTQVYTHNSLAELKKVYGDAHPRNRR
- a CDS encoding PspC domain-containing protein, with protein sequence MSVVTRLKYFFEKHGFNAASRLADRLGMRASSVRLFFIYISFVTAGLWFGVYLTLAFWLKLKDLIRAKRSSVFDL